From a single Pseudophryne corroboree isolate aPseCor3 chromosome 6, aPseCor3.hap2, whole genome shotgun sequence genomic region:
- the RPL18A gene encoding large ribosomal subunit protein eL20, whose translation MKASGVLREYKVIGRSLPTAKTPSPPLYRMRIFAPNHVVAKSRFWYFVSQLKKMKKASGEIVYCGQVFEKTPLKVKNFGIWLRYDSRSGTHNMYREYRDLTTAGAVTQCYRDMGARHRARAHAIQIMKVEVIPASKCRRPAIKQFHDSKIKFPLPHRVLRRQHKPRFTTKRPNTFF comes from the exons ATGAAGGCGTCCGGCGTT TTACGGGAGTATAAAGTCATTGGGCGCAGTCTGCCTACAGCTAAGACCCCTTCACCACCTCTCTATCGTATGCGAATCTTTGCACCCAATCATGTTGTTGCCAAGTCTCGCTTCTGGTACTTTGTTTCTCAGCTGAAAAAAATGAAGAAGGCTTCTGGAGAAATTGTTTACTGTGGTCAG GTTTTTGAGAAAACTCCACTGAAGGTGAAGAACTTTGGCATCTGGCTGCGCTATGACTCTCGCAGTGGAACGCACAATATGTACAGAGAGTACAGAGACTTGACTACAGCTGGTGCTGTGACACAGTGCT ACCGTGATATGGGTGCACGCCATCGTGCTCGTGCCCATGCCATCCAGATTATGAAAGTTGAGGTGATTCCTGCCAGCAAATGTCGCAGACCTGCCATTAAGCAGTTCCAT GACTCCAAGATCAAGTTTCCTCTGCCACACAGGGTTCTGCGTCGCCAGCACAAGCCCCGCTTTACCACCAAGAGACCAAACACCTTCTTCTAA